The Brasilonema sennae CENA114 genome includes a region encoding these proteins:
- a CDS encoding M50 family metallopeptidase, whose product MTNLGKNFEPLLTREAPKTVDRMGLFWLLAAAIATIVLWQVPGGNYILYPFTILATWFHEMGHGLMALLLGGQFQQLEIFSNGSGVAFHSLPLYLGPIGRALVAAAGPMGPPIAGAGLILASRSFRAAHLSLTILGGFLLISTLIWVRSLFGIVAIPLLGLIILGVALKAPRWMQGFGIQFLGVQACVSTYHQVDYLFSASAGPGLLSDTAQMQQQLLLPYWFWGGLMAIASLVILVQSLRIAYRSK is encoded by the coding sequence ATGACTAACCTTGGAAAAAATTTTGAACCCTTGCTTACTAGAGAAGCCCCAAAAACAGTTGACCGGATGGGTTTGTTTTGGCTTCTTGCTGCAGCGATCGCTACTATTGTGCTGTGGCAAGTTCCAGGAGGTAATTACATTTTATACCCATTCACCATTCTGGCAACTTGGTTTCATGAAATGGGTCACGGCTTGATGGCACTCCTTTTAGGGGGACAGTTCCAGCAGCTGGAGATTTTTTCCAATGGTTCGGGTGTTGCTTTTCATAGCCTTCCGTTGTACTTAGGACCCATTGGTCGTGCTTTGGTTGCTGCAGCAGGACCAATGGGTCCACCTATCGCTGGTGCAGGTTTAATTTTGGCTTCTCGTAGTTTTAGAGCTGCGCATTTGAGTTTGACGATTTTGGGAGGTTTTTTACTGATTTCGACACTCATCTGGGTACGCTCACTATTTGGAATCGTCGCAATTCCTCTACTTGGTCTGATTATCCTTGGTGTTGCACTAAAAGCTCCTCGTTGGATGCAGGGATTTGGGATTCAATTTCTCGGCGTACAAGCTTGTGTTAGTACTTACCATCAAGTGGACTATTTATTTAGCGCCTCTGCTGGTCCTGGTTTGCTCTCTGACACAGCGCAAATGCAGCAGCAATTGCTTTTACCTTATTGGTTTTGGGGTGGATTAATGGCGATCGCATCTCTAGTAATTTTGGTGCAAAGTCTCCGTATTGCATATCGCTCTAAGTAA